A genomic region of Persephonella marina EX-H1 contains the following coding sequences:
- a CDS encoding ATP-binding protein: MKQIGICIGATRPNRVNFITDEPVRVGQFVCLTYEESSGESKTVLGMIHRLERSNPYLPDDIRAPEAAESIKKFSINENYIRGEISILGEILDNGDEVFLQMPRTPPLPAAEVLEAPPDLLKKVFGAKSEKFVRIGRLLSEKEDIPVYVDIEQIVLRHLAILAVTGAGKSNTVSVLLKNIINLGGTVAVFDFHGEYVKSKLTKNGKNAVNLIPPLINPVMLKPKEFASLIGIKQNAYVQFRYFRIAFEYLMEQLKEERGDNWQNYIDTSEFLSRLKSTIEDISDPETEIGSKIKGKVREESLFEVLNKLEDLELELGHIIKLGVPPLIEKIKPGMVNVFDFSELDEDVADAIASNILRWSLEERKKAVRKGSSKLPFPLLIVIEEAHILAGEKRNTESKYYISRIAREGRKFGLGLAVVTQRPKGLDKEILSQMNNMIILKLVEPEDQKHVQRASESLSQELMDYLPGLNPGEGIIIGNMTRIPLLVKIDRAEEKIEGNDINVVKEWKKFEKDRDYYIEDPLKELENL; the protein is encoded by the coding sequence CGGAGCAACAAGACCAAACAGGGTTAACTTTATAACTGATGAACCTGTAAGGGTAGGTCAGTTTGTCTGTCTGACATATGAGGAGAGTTCGGGGGAAAGTAAAACAGTCCTCGGGATGATTCACAGGCTTGAGAGGAGTAATCCGTATCTTCCAGATGATATCAGGGCTCCTGAAGCAGCTGAGAGTATAAAAAAGTTCTCTATTAATGAGAACTACATCAGAGGTGAGATAAGTATACTGGGAGAGATTCTGGATAATGGTGATGAAGTTTTCCTCCAGATGCCGAGGACACCACCGCTTCCAGCAGCAGAGGTTTTGGAGGCACCCCCTGATCTTTTAAAGAAAGTTTTTGGTGCAAAAAGTGAAAAGTTTGTCAGGATAGGAAGACTTCTTTCAGAAAAAGAGGACATACCTGTTTATGTGGATATTGAGCAGATAGTGTTAAGACATCTTGCTATACTCGCCGTTACCGGTGCAGGAAAATCAAACACAGTTTCCGTTCTTTTGAAGAATATTATAAATTTAGGAGGAACTGTAGCTGTTTTTGATTTCCATGGAGAGTACGTTAAGAGTAAGCTCACAAAAAATGGAAAGAATGCTGTTAACCTGATCCCACCTTTAATAAATCCTGTTATGCTAAAACCAAAGGAGTTTGCATCCTTAATAGGTATAAAGCAGAACGCATATGTTCAGTTCAGATACTTCCGTATTGCTTTTGAGTATCTGATGGAACAGCTCAAAGAGGAAAGAGGTGATAACTGGCAGAACTATATAGATACATCTGAATTTCTATCAAGATTAAAATCAACAATAGAGGATATATCTGATCCTGAGACAGAGATAGGAAGTAAAATAAAAGGTAAGGTCAGAGAAGAATCATTATTTGAAGTTCTTAACAAACTGGAGGATCTTGAGCTTGAACTTGGTCATATTATAAAACTCGGTGTTCCACCACTGATTGAGAAGATAAAACCGGGTATGGTTAATGTTTTTGATTTTTCGGAGCTAGATGAGGATGTAGCTGATGCTATAGCATCAAACATACTTAGATGGTCTCTTGAAGAGAGAAAGAAGGCTGTAAGAAAAGGAAGCTCAAAACTTCCGTTTCCACTTTTAATAGTTATAGAAGAAGCACACATACTTGCAGGTGAGAAGAGAAACACAGAATCAAAGTACTATATATCAAGGATCGCAAGGGAAGGTCGTAAGTTTGGACTAGGTCTTGCTGTCGTAACTCAAAGACCAAAAGGTCTTGATAAAGAGATACTTTCACAGATGAATAATATGATTATACTGAAGCTTGTTGAACCTGAAGATCAGAAGCATGTTCAGAGGGCAAGTGAGTCATTATCGCAGGAGCTTATGGACTATCTACCTGGACTGAATCCAGGTGAGGGAATAATCATAGGAAATATGACAAGGATACCACTTCTTGTGAAGATAGATAGAGCTGAGGAAAAGATAGAAGGAAACGATATCAATGTAGTGAAAGAATGGAAAAAGTTTGAAAAGGATAGAGATTATTATATAGAAGATCCATTGAAAGAGCTGGAAAATCTGTGA
- a CDS encoding phosphoribosyltransferase, which translates to MKFRNREEAGKLLAGEIKRNLEKTEDVVILAIPRGGVPVAYYVSKETGIPFHMVVTKKITPPYEPEAAIGAIAPDGTFMISSYAYLSEKELEEAKKRALEGALEKLKKYSRGEEPYVKDKTVIVVDDGIATGYTAMVAGEYLKKRGAKKVILAVPVCPVDSVERVKKVFDQVICYHKDNTPFFAVGMFYEDFHQVTDDEMFNYIKKAEKEGLLYKKEGRE; encoded by the coding sequence ATGAAATTTAGAAACAGAGAGGAAGCAGGAAAACTTTTAGCTGGTGAGATAAAAAGAAATCTTGAAAAAACAGAGGATGTAGTCATCCTTGCAATACCACGGGGAGGTGTTCCTGTAGCTTACTATGTTTCAAAAGAGACGGGAATTCCGTTTCATATGGTTGTTACTAAAAAGATCACCCCACCCTATGAACCTGAGGCAGCTATAGGAGCTATAGCTCCAGATGGAACATTTATGATCAGTTCTTATGCTTATCTTTCGGAAAAGGAGCTTGAAGAAGCAAAAAAGAGAGCTCTTGAAGGTGCCCTGGAAAAACTGAAGAAGTACTCCAGAGGAGAAGAACCGTATGTTAAGGATAAAACTGTTATTGTTGTTGACGACGGAATAGCAACAGGCTATACAGCAATGGTTGCAGGTGAGTACCTGAAAAAAAGAGGAGCAAAGAAGGTTATACTTGCTGTTCCGGTCTGTCCTGTTGACAGTGTAGAGAGGGTCAAAAAAGTTTTTGATCAGGTGATCTGTTACCATAAGGACAATACACCTTTTTTTGCGGTGGGAATGTTTTATGAAGACTTTCATCAGGTAACAGATGATGAGATGTTTAATTACATAAAAAAGGCAGAAAAAGAAGGACTACTGTATAAAAAGGAGGGCAGAGAATGA